Below is a genomic region from Isosphaeraceae bacterium EP7.
AGCTTGTACATCGAGATCAGGTTGGTGCCGACCACGGGCCCGCTGTGAGTGTGCGAGCAGGCCAGGACGATCCGGTCGCGTGCCATCCCATGCTTCGAGCCGATAGCCTCGGCGATCGGCACGGAGAGATCGCGGCCAATCCCGCAAAGGTCCAGGCTGATGAGCAACGCCTTCGACCCGTCGGGCGCCTGCATCGCCAGGGCCTTGGCCCAGAGATCGTGGATCGCCCCTTCCGACGGCTTGGTCCGCGACCCGTAACCAGCCATCCAGGTCGACTTCGTCGGCGTGATCGAGGCGCGGGCCACGCCGGCCTTCCACGCCTCTCCGCTCGCGGAACCATCGACCCCGGCCAACGCGACCGCGAACACCATCAAGCCCAGTTTCATCCGGCGCATCAACGAGCCTCCGCGCCGCCGGCCGGGGCATTCCCCACGCCCCGATCCGGCACAGACGCGGCGACGAGCATACGGCCTCCGGGCACCCGGCTCAACCGACCGGCGAAGGCTCAGCCCCCGCCAAGGCTCGTCAGCAACGAGATGTAGGGGAGGAAGACCGCGAGGATGATGAACAGGACCATCGCGCCCATCAACACCACGATGATGGGTTGCATCAGCTGGCCCAGGTTCTTCACCGTGTACTCGACCTGCTCCTCGTACTCATCGGCGAGTTTGCCGAGCGTCTCGGGGAGCTTGCCCGTCTCCTCGCCCGACTCGACGATCGAGATCACGTCGGGCGGGAACCTGCGCGAGGCCTCGAGCGCCTCGCTGAGCAGGCCCCCTTGCATGACGATCGCCTTGGTCCCGCGGATCGCCTTGCGATAGGGCGCCGTCGTCAGGACATCGGCCGACAGATCGATCGATGCGCCGATGTCGAGGCCACCCTCTTGAAGGGCCGACATCGTCCGGGCGAACCGCGCGGTGTCGATCTTTCGGAGCAGGGCACCCAGCACCGGGACGTACATGGCCAGCTCGTCGAACATGGCCTTGCCGGCACTGGTCTTGTAGAACCTGTACGAGCCGAAGATGCCGCCGAAGAAAAGCAGGGGGACCAGCCACCAGCCGTACGACCTGACGAAGGCGGAGAAGGCCATCAGCACCCGGCTGGGCAGCGGCAGCGAGCTGGCACCCTTGCCGCGGGCGAGGTCGGCCAGCAACTCGGCGAACATCGGCAGGATGTAATAGGTCATCAGCATGACGACGATCGACGCAACCATCAGCACGGCGGCCGGATAGATGAGCGCGGACCTGGCCTGGCGGATCATCCGCTTGCGGGCTTCGTAATGGTCGGCCAGCAGCCGCAGGGTCTCGGGGATCCCGCCTCGGGCCTCGGCCACGCGCATCAGGCCCAGGTACATCGGGTCGAACGCCTGTGGCTCGCGGGCCATCGTGTCGCCGAGCGAGTCTCCCCGGCGGACGCCCGCCTCCATGCGGTCCAGCACCGGGCCGAGCGCCGTGCGGGCGAACTGCTTGCGCAGGTTGGCCAGCGACTTCATCAGGTCGACGCCGGCCTCCATGTAGGTGCCGAACTGCCTCGAGAAGAGGGCGAGCTGCCCCGAACCGATCGAGCCGAAGAGAAGCCGCTCGAACATCGACGGACCACTGCGGTCGGCCCGCTCGTCGTCCGCCTGGGTTGCCCGCCTGGGGTTGGCCGTCGGACCCGCCCCCGTCGAACGCGAGGCCTTCTTCTTGGGGGCGTTCGGCCGGAAGGTCGAAGCCTCATCGAGAAGCTCGGCGTCGTCGTCGGAGGCCTTCCGCGGCCGGGCGGGTCCGTGGCGCGGGGGCAGCGGAATCTCTTCGTCGTCGGGAATTTCGCGGCTCATGCGGTCACCTACCCGGCACGGTTCGACGGCCCACGCCCCAGGGAGTCGGCCAAGCGTTCGATTATCGTCGGCGGTCGTACCGGTCCGCAACGAGCCCAGGAGGAATCTCAACTTGGACGCGAGCATCTGGCTGATGCCATTCGCACAAGTTGAGAAAAACGATCCAAAGACTTGCGGCCGACGGCGCAGCGTTGGACAATTTTCAAACCTAGCATCCGTTGGTGGTGACACTCACTATCGCCATCGTGATCGGCGGCCTGACTCGGACCCTCAAAACATGCCCCGCACTAAGAAGTTGCCGGAGTTGGGACCGTCGGGCGAGAACGGTCACGCAGCGGTTCCCCAGGTGCCGATTGCGCCGCACGGTAGGGGCGTGCTCCGACACCTGCCGTCCGAACCGGCCAAGCCGATCTACCGCCAGTTGCGCGGGTACGCGTTCGACCCCAGCCTGGCCACCCAGCTGGAGACCGCGCTCGTCAGCGAGATCACTTATCGGGTGCCGTGGGAGCAGCTGGCACCCGGTCCGATCGGCGAGTACGTCGAGGTGGTGGACTACGACCCACCCAGCGCGTGCTGGTACGCCCCGGTCGCCCTGGACCACCCAAGCGTCCTCGCCCTTAACGGCCTGGCCCCGTCCGAGGGCAACCCGCAATTCCACCAGCAGATGGTGTACGCGGTGGCCATGACCACCATCAACCGTTTCGAGCTAGCTCTCGGGCGGAAGGCGTTCTGGGCGGACCGGTACGTGCGGGGCGCAGGCGTCGAGCCCGAGGACCAGTACGTGCCGCGCCTGCGCATCTACCCGCACGCTCTGCGCATGTCCAATGCATACTACAGCCGGAACAAGGCTTCTCTACTCTTCGGCTACTTCCCCGCGACGGATGACCTGACCTCGGGCCAGTTTCCCGGCGGCATGGTGTTTACATGCCTATCCCACGACGTTGTGGCGCACGAGACCACCCACGCGCTGCTGGACGGGTTCCATGAGCACTTCATGGAGCCCACCAACCCGGACGTGCTCGCCTTCCACGAGGCGTTCGCCGACATCGTCGCCCTGTTCCAGCACTTCACGTTTCCGGAGGTGCTGGCGCACCAAATCGCGAAGACCCGCGGCGACCTGAGTAGCGAGAACCTGCTGGCGCAGTTGGCCGGCCAGTTCGGGCACGCCCGCGGCACGCACGGCGCGCTCCGCGACGCAATCGGCAAGTACGACCCGGTTCGCAAGGAGTGGGTGCGGCACGTGCCCGACCCGGGCGAGTTGGAACGGACGTTGCAGGTGCACGCACGCGGCGCCATTCTCGTGGCCGCCGTGTTCGACGCATTCCTGTCGATCTACCGCTCGCGCACTGCCGACCTGTTACGGCTCGCCAGCGGCGGTACTGGGGTCCTGCCGCGAGGGGAGTTACATCCGGACCTAGTCAACCGGCTGGCCGGTGAAGCGGCCAAGTCCGCCGGGCATGTGCTCAACATGTGCATCCGCGCCCTGGACTACTGCCCGCCGGTGGATCTAACGTTCGGGGAGTACCTGCGGGCTCTGATCACTGCGGACATCGACCTAATGCCCGAGGACCAGCACGCATATCGGGTGGCGTTCATCGAGGCATTCCGCCGCCGCGGCATCTACCCGGAAGGCCTGCGCATCCTGTCGGAGGACAGCCTCAGGTGGGCTCGGCCGGGCGAGGATCTGTCGATGGAGCCGGGCATGATGGACGAGCTGTTCAAGGCCTTCATCGAGGGCATCAAGTTGCGGACGTGCGTGGAC
It encodes:
- a CDS encoding type II secretion system F family protein, giving the protein MSREIPDDEEIPLPPRHGPARPRKASDDDAELLDEASTFRPNAPKKKASRSTGAGPTANPRRATQADDERADRSGPSMFERLLFGSIGSGQLALFSRQFGTYMEAGVDLMKSLANLRKQFARTALGPVLDRMEAGVRRGDSLGDTMAREPQAFDPMYLGLMRVAEARGGIPETLRLLADHYEARKRMIRQARSALIYPAAVLMVASIVVMLMTYYILPMFAELLADLARGKGASSLPLPSRVLMAFSAFVRSYGWWLVPLLFFGGIFGSYRFYKTSAGKAMFDELAMYVPVLGALLRKIDTARFARTMSALQEGGLDIGASIDLSADVLTTAPYRKAIRGTKAIVMQGGLLSEALEASRRFPPDVISIVESGEETGKLPETLGKLADEYEEQVEYTVKNLGQLMQPIIVVLMGAMVLFIILAVFLPYISLLTSLGGG